The DNA window CTGCCGACGGACTCCAACAAAAATTCGAAAATCTCGACGTGGCGGGCGGCCTCGCCGAGATCCCGGCCCCAGGTGTACATGCCGTGCCGGCGGATCAGAAATCCATGGACTTTCGGATTCTCCTCGAGCATGCGCGTGGTTTCCGCGGCCAGCGCCTTCATGTCCTGGCTGTTCTCGACAATCGGGAGCCACTCGCGATGCTCGTGCGTGGTCACGCCGTCGAGACCTTTCAGCATCTCATATCCTTCGATGAAGAACCCGCCGTGCCCGATGTGGTAGTCCGAAAGTATCGTGCTCCACACGGAATGTGTATGAAGCACGGCGCCGGCGCCGCGGCTTCCAACGATTGCCGTGTGCAGCAGCGTCTCGGCTGAAGGCTTGCCTGCATCCGGCGTCAGCACGGAACCGTTCGCATCGATCTCCAGAATATTTTCCGGCTGGAGCTGTCCTTTATCGAGAGAACTTGCCGTGATTGCAATCCGAACGGGGTCCCGGCTGATAACCGCGCTGAAATTGCCGCTCGTCCCCAGCACCCAGCCGCGGCGGTGAAAGTTCCGGCCAAGCTGGACCAGATGTTCTGCTGCAGTCATTCGGGAATTATAATAGCGCGGGTGGTGCGTCCTGAAGGACGCGATGTTCAAACCGATCAGTTTGCTATGGCGTTCTGCAGGCGGCTGATATCGCGGTCAGCTCGTCGCTTCTGCACACCGGTTATGAATCGGGAAGTCTGTTGGGCAAAGCCTCGGCTGCTGGGAACTGACGACGCCCGTAAAAATCGCCGCCGCTGTAAGGAAAACCGTCATAGTCCAAAAGATTGAACGGTCTTTGGGCACACCCATCCGGATGCAAGTGTCTTGCCGCTTCGTTCACAGCCGGCGCTATTCATTCACAGCTTCGTTCAAGCGGCGGTTTGCTTGATCACACCGCGATCAATGATCCGTCCTGTCTCGGTGATCGCCTGAAAATCGATCTGGTCCGGCGACACCTCGAGCAGCATGAAGTGATTATCCTCGTCATAGCTTGCTGCGCGGAATGGACTGCGGAGATCGACGCCTCCCCGATAGAGGTCGCCGCCGGCTCCGGTCACGAAATACTGAACCCCCTGTTGCGGCATGACGCGCTCGTAAATATGGTCGTGCCCCGAAAAGGCGGCATTCACGCCGTAGCGCACAAAAAGAGGCTCCAGTTTGCGGCGCAATCCCAGGTCCGACCCATGCTTCGTGCCCGACGAGTAGAGAGGGTGATGGAAGACGGCCAATTTCCAGCGAGCCGCAGAATGCCGGAGTTGCTGTTCAACCCAGGTCAGCTGGACCGTGCCGCAATCGGTCGAATCCAGCATGAAAATGTCGAGTAGTCCGTTACCGAACTGAAGTGTGTAATAGTTTTGTCCGCCCATGTTGAAGAGCGGGTATCGGATCTGGTCCTGACGTCCCTCGCGAACATCGTGATTGCCCAACACAGCGTAAAACCGCACTTGTTCTTTGAGCAGCGCTGCGAAAGGCTGCTCGAAGTGCTTCGCGAAGTACTTCGCATTGCCGTTGGGATAGATGTTGTCACCGGCCAGGATCGCAAAGTCGAAAGGGGACTGACGGTGGGCGGCAAACATCTCTTTGGCAATATTGATCTGATCGCCGTTGCCCGTCCCGCAGTCACCGACCACGGGAAAGCGGATTTTTATCTTCCCGGGTTGCTCTCCGAAAACGCTGTGTGCTTTAAGTAATGTTCCTGCGGCGAGCGCAGCCAGCGACTGCAATGCCTGCCGACGTGTCATTTGTTCACGCTAGCAGCACCGATTCGTGGCACACAATGGCTCTTCCGGGTAGGTGGATGCGTGCGGAAGATCCGGGCGGATTATAATAGCGCGCGTGAGTACGGAAAAGGTGCACGGCCGCGGAGCCTCCAGCAATCCACCAAACCGATTCGAGACGATGTCCTACGAAACGTCGGAGTGGGACGAACCCGGAGATCCGTCCAGGCACACGGTTTTTCTCAAGGACGAGACGCGCTCGATCATCGCGTATAACGACAGCCCGGATGTGGGTTTCGATGCCAGCATCAATCCCTATCGCGGATGCGAACACGGCTGTATCTATTGCTTCGCCCGCCCCAACCACGAGTATCTGGGATTTTCGGCCGGCCTGGATTTCGAATCGAAAATCCTCGTCAAGGAAGATGCGCCGCAGCTGCTGCGCAAGGAACTGATGTCTCCGCGCTGGAAGCCTCAGGTCATCGCGATCAGCGGAGTGACGGACTCTTACCAGCCGATCGAACGCCGCCTGCAGCTGACGCGGCGGTGTCTCGAAGTCCTGGTGGAGTTCCGGAATCCGGTTGTCATCATCACGAAGAATGAGCTGGTCACGCGCGACATCGACTTGCTGTTGCAGCTGGCCCGTTTCGACGGCGTGCTGGTCTTCGTTTCGGTCACGTCGCTCGATCCGGAGCTGGCACGCGAGCTCGAACCGCGTGCGTCGCAGCCCGCACGGCGCCTGGCCGCGATCGAAGCGTTGTCGGCCGCGGGCGTGCCGGCAGGTGCGCTCATCGCTCCGGTGATTCCCGGCCTGACGGATCATGAGATGCCTTCGATCATCTCGGCTGTCGCGAAGGCCGGCGCCGTCGCTGCCGGATACGTTCCGCTCCGTCTGCCGTATGGAGTTGCTCCGCTTTTCGAAGAATGGTTGACGCTTCACCGGCCGCTTCAAAAGGAGAAGATTCTGAACCGCGTCCGTGAGATTCGCGGCGGCAAACTGAACGATCCGAACTTCCGTACCCGCATGCAGGGAAGCGGCGCCTATGCGGATCAGATTTCGGAGCTGTTTGAGGTGTGCTGCCGGAAGGCCGGAATCCACTCGAAGCGTCCCAAGCTTTCGGCAAACGATTTCCGCCGGCCGGGACCGTCGCAGTTAGGCCTGTTTTAGTCTTGCGGTTTTATTGCGGCAAATTTCCCTGCCACTAGCTTCCCCTTCGCTTGTAACCCCTAGCATCCACAGCTTTCCCCTTTTGGAAGCCCGTATGCGATAACACCAGCGGGGGTATTCGAATGAAACTTGGCAGGGCGCTACTGCTCGGTGTGCTCGTGTGGCATACCGAGGGACAGAGCAGCACTTCCAAGCCAAATGGAGTCCGTGAAGGGTCCGCAGTCGTGTGCCTCCACGGTACGGAGCGGATTTTGTTGCGTTCCACGGAGCGGCTGCCGGAGGCGAGCGGCG is part of the Terriglobia bacterium genome and encodes:
- a CDS encoding PA0069 family radical SAM protein, which encodes MSTEKVHGRGASSNPPNRFETMSYETSEWDEPGDPSRHTVFLKDETRSIIAYNDSPDVGFDASINPYRGCEHGCIYCFARPNHEYLGFSAGLDFESKILVKEDAPQLLRKELMSPRWKPQVIAISGVTDSYQPIERRLQLTRRCLEVLVEFRNPVVIITKNELVTRDIDLLLQLARFDGVLVFVSVTSLDPELARELEPRASQPARRLAAIEALSAAGVPAGALIAPVIPGLTDHEMPSIISAVAKAGAVAAGYVPLRLPYGVAPLFEEWLTLHRPLQKEKILNRVREIRGGKLNDPNFRTRMQGSGAYADQISELFEVCCRKAGIHSKRPKLSANDFRRPGPSQLGLF
- a CDS encoding metallophosphoesterase — its product is MTRRQALQSLAALAAGTLLKAHSVFGEQPGKIKIRFPVVGDCGTGNGDQINIAKEMFAAHRQSPFDFAILAGDNIYPNGNAKYFAKHFEQPFAALLKEQVRFYAVLGNHDVREGRQDQIRYPLFNMGGQNYYTLQFGNGLLDIFMLDSTDCGTVQLTWVEQQLRHSAARWKLAVFHHPLYSSGTKHGSDLGLRRKLEPLFVRYGVNAAFSGHDHIYERVMPQQGVQYFVTGAGGDLYRGGVDLRSPFRAASYDEDNHFMLLEVSPDQIDFQAITETGRIIDRGVIKQTAA
- the mtnB gene encoding methylthioribulose 1-phosphate dehydratase: MTAAEHLVQLGRNFHRRGWVLGTSGNFSAVISRDPVRIAITASSLDKGQLQPENILEIDANGSVLTPDAGKPSAETLLHTAIVGSRGAGAVLHTHSVWSTILSDYHIGHGGFFIEGYEMLKGLDGVTTHEHREWLPIVENSQDMKALAAETTRMLEENPKVHGFLIRRHGMYTWGRDLGEAARHVEIFEFLLESVGRRQMMEPTE